agagaggaaggaagagagagagagagagagagagagagagagagagagagagagagaggagagagagaaacactgatgttaaagaggaacatggattggctgcctcctgcatgacccctactggggatcaaacccgccaCCTGGGCCTGTGGCCTGACAGGGAAAACCcccgcaacctttcagtgcacgggaggATGCCcgcccaactgagccacaccggccagggcccttgaTCCATTTTTAAGCTCCTATTTTCTGAGTACCTCACTGAGCGCGGGGCACCACCATCAGCACTCATTCGGTCTTCACACAAGAGGCAGTGGACACCCTCTGGCTGGATGGTGTGGGCTCAAGTCCTAGCCCTGCCCCTTCCTAGCTGTGTGGTGTTGGAAGAGTTACTGAACCTCCCCATGCCTCAGTGTCCCCAACTCTAAAAACGGGATATCACTACCACATCGTTGAGCTGCTGTGATTAAGTAGATTAATCCATGCCAGTGCTGAGCACACAGTAGTGGGAAACTCAGTGCATGTCCTTGAATGTCACACTGAGAACTTGGGACCTGGGAATCATATAGGAGCCCTGAGAGGATTGGAGGAGAGGGAAGACCCGTTTCTGAGTGCCACCTGCAAGCagaacccccttcccctcccacatCGGTCGTTCCTCCCGAAGTTCCTCCAGGGAGAATTCTTGGGGAGAGGGCGGGGTGTCATTAACCTgggccccgccccccgggcctTGAACCCTGCGCCCCACAGGCTTCcgaccccttcccacccccacctaccACATAGCACCTGCTCATGCTCTCCCATCGGGAACCGCGAAGCCAGTCCCCAGCTGTGACGCTGAAATTTGATCCTGTGGGGACACCACCACTTTAAAACGCGCGGAGCCTAAACGCGGAGTCACAGAGAGGGGCGTGGCTGGCACGTTAGCCCCGCCCCCTCCGTTGCAACCCACGGCCTCATTGGCGCCTTCCCGCTTCCGCAGATCTTGGGAGCCGTCGCGTAATTGGGTAAAATCCCGGAGAGGGGGCGGGGTTTCAGGCAGGTTTCTGCTAATCGATTAGTCCATATCCAATGGGgcggtacaggaggcagcagattacgATTAGATTGGCTTCGGGTTCAGCTGGGAGGCGGGACGAGTTGTCGGTCCCACGAGGAGAGGTGGTGGGGATCCCGGGAGTGCAGTACCGAGCCCAGCCCGCTGGCCCCCAAGATCGGCCTCGGCGCCTCTGGTCTCGGACGCCTGGGTATTGCGGGTTGAAGTCCGATTCCTACTGGCGGGATGGTGTCTTCGGGATGAGATTTGGGGGTTTCCCAGCATTAGATGGAGCCGGGGTGCTTTGGGGACCTTCATATAGATATCTGGATCTTGTTATGGGAGCAGGAGTCTTTGCTGTTAGAACTGGAACCCCGACGTGATATTTGAGAGTCACGGAGGTGATCTCAGAAGCTCTAGGGCTACGAGCTGGAGCTGGTGGGGCTGAAACTTGGGGGTGTCGCAGGTGGCATGGATGTTGGGGTCCAGAGAGTCTGAGAGCTTGAGGGCTGACATTGCGAGAGATGGGGTCGGGTTGTCGCAGGGCTGACCCCTATTCCTGGGCTGCCATCCCTGCATACCTGCTGGATTGGCGGTGACCCCGGCCTTGCGCAGGCTCCCAGGGGCTGAAGGCCAAAGGTAAAGCTCTGAGCCACCCGGTACCTCCTTCCCAGGCCTGCAAGATGGAGGAAGGCGGGAACCCAGCAAGCCTGACTAAGGTGGTCCATCTGCTGCTCTTGTCCGGGGCCTGGGGCATGCAAATATGGGTGACCTTCGTCTCAGGTAGGGACCCTCGTTCTGGACGTCATGGATACCCAGGGTGGGGACAGGAATGAGAGCGGGACCTGGAGTATCCTCACGGATGTGTGGTCCCCCGCACTCCACAGGCTTCCTGCTCTTCCGAGGCCTTCCGCGACACACCTTCGGCCTCGTGCAGAGCAAACTCTTCCCATTCTACTTTCACATCTCCATGGGCTGTGCCTTCGTCAACTTCTGCATCTTGTTTCCACAACACCCCTGGTCTCAGCTCACCTTCTGGGAGACCAGCCAGGTATGCAGACTTGGGCCTCACTACCCTCGGAAGGCTTATTCCCAGGACCCCACTGAGCACCGAGGGGCCCTCCGTTGCGAGAATTGAACAACAGCAAAACTGTGCCTCCTTCCTGGTGGATACAAAGCTGGGCTCTGGATACCCTTGAGCAGTACCCAGCCTGCACAGCCGTCCTCCGCAGCCCTGTCTACCCTATTCCCCCTGTCTGTCTGCTGGCTGCTGCGCCCTCTCCTCCTTCTGGTTGGGCctgctgccaagctgtggtgactcaGCTGGGCCGGGGCACTGACCCCGGGTCATTGTTTAAAAAACGAGCCAGACTGGGAATTTaaagtcccccacccccatccacacATTTTCCCAACTACCAGGCAAGCGACCATCTCTGCATCTCGTATTTCTCTATCCCGCCCTCCCACTGCCCTCATTGTGTCCCTCATATGCGGGCAGGTAAAGCCTGACAGGGATTTCAAGAATAACCCCATAGAGACCAGAGAGTATTATGGGTAACTGGAGCTTTAAGGGCTTTTTATTCACTCCCTGTGGGCCCAGTGTCAGCTTCTGGGATCTGGGCTGGGGCCACAGAGGAGATGGACCCTGTCTTAGGCTCTCTCTCTTTTGGGGGAACGAGGGGACAGTTATTGTGCTGTTCCAATTTGGGgaagagaggttctgctctgagATACCATCAGTTTGTGGGAAAAGGCTGTGTTCTGGAAACTTCCAGTCTGAATATCAGAGAAGAGGAGACTCAGAAGGTTTTGGGGGGGGGAATAAAGCAGGTGCTGATATGGAGCTTTTCCTGCCGGCTTCAGGTTATTAGAGCTGGAGCTCTGGTTGGGGGCCCTAATCTGggttgtgggaggagggggaggcctgGCTTTGACCCTCTGCTGTCCCCCAGCCCCTCGGGACTTTGAGGGTGCAGAAGGACCCTCTGCAgggcccctcctgccttcccgGCATGGCTCACCTCCCACTACTTCCAACAGCTCTGCCTGCTGTTCCTGAGTCTCACACTTGCCACCATCAATGCCCGTTGGCTGGAACCTCGCACCACAGCCGCCATGTGGGCCCTGCAGACCGTGGAGAAGaagcagggcttgggtggggaggTACCAGGCCGCCACCAGGGCCCTGACCTCTACCGCCAGCTGCGGGAGCAGGATCCCAAGTACAGTGCTCTCCGCCAGATCTTCTTCCGCTACCATGGCCTGTCCTCCATTTGCAACCTGGGCTGCCTCCTGAGCAACGGGCTCTGTCTTGCTGGCCTTGCCCTGAATCTCAGGAGCCTGTAGCACCcactgcttctttgtctctgctgGCGCCCCAAATCTCAATAAACCCATCTTTGGAAATGGCTGCTGTGCTTTTTCTCCAACTGGGAAGCAGGGGGGAAAGTGGACAAGAATGGAAGCGAGGGCCTCTGTTTCTCTGTTCATACTCCCCGTGATGATTTGCAGTGTCAGCTACTGCAGCCCCTAAGCTCTTCCTATAACAGTGCCCATTTgttgagcacccactgtgtgccaagCATGGAGCTAACCATTGCACATACTGGTGCCATATATTATTGTAACAATAGCTGGTTCTGATCCCTAGGGGACAAGCATATTTCCAACCCCATTGAATTGGGGGTGGCCATGTgtcttgctttggccaatgaaatgtaaACAGACCCCAATAGTCATTTCCAAAGAGCAGGGTACACCctagcctgtttttctcagtgtgGAGAGCGTCAGCCCTTGGACCAAAggatcttgggttcgattcctggtcaatggcatgtacctcggttacaggtttgatccccagccctggtcagggcacacatgcaggaggcaaccaattaatgcgttgatatttctctctctcccctcctctccttccaatCTCTTttaacatcaatggaaaaatattcccggatgaggattaaaaaaaaaaaaaaaaagagggagaagggtACAATGGTCCCCTCCTTATCCatgggggatacattccaagaccccatGATTGCCTGAAACTATCGATAGTACCAAATCCtatatatattatgttttcttCCTATACACACATACTTTCAATTAAAGCATTTTATGGCTTCTCTACTCTTGTGCTTTCGGGtcattattagtttttaaaaatttttttaaaaatatattttattgatttttttacagagaggaagggagagggttagagagttagaaacattgacgaaagagaaacattgatcagctgcctcctgcacacctcccgctggggatgtggccgcaaccaaggtacatgcccttgactggaatcaaacctgggacccttcagtctgcaggccaacgctctatccactgagccaaaccagttagggctaattttttttttaaataccttttttagagatagaggaagggagagggagatagaaacattcatgagagagaaacatcaacatggactggctgcctcctgcacgccatgcactggggatcaagcctgcaacctgggcatgtgccctgaccgggaattgaactttttttattttattgattttttacagagaggaagggagagggatagagagttagaaacatcgatgagagagaaacatcgatcagctgcctcctgcacactccccactgaggatgtgcccgcaaccaaggtacatgcccttgactggaatcgaacccgggacccttgagtccgcaggccaatgctctatccactgagccaaaccagttagggcgaactggcaacctcttggtgcatgggttgacactcaaccactggacAACAGTGGCGGGGCTGGGTtactattaagtaaaataagggttacttgaacacaagcactgtgataccatgACATTTGATCTAATACCTGATATGGCtcctaagtgactaatgggtgggTAGTGTCCACAGCGTGGATATGGTGGACACGGGTGATTCACGTCCAGGTTGGATGGAACAAGATAGTGCAAGATTTTATCATGCTATTCAGAATGGTACACAGTTTTAAACTTAGAAATTGTTTATCCCAGAATTTTCCATTTGATATTTTCAAACAGTGGTTGACTATGGGTAACTGAACCCACAGAAAGGGAGCTCTGGGTAAGGGAGGACTACTATACAAGCCAGTGCATGGTTTGCCACATTTTCCCTTCTCCACAATGACCAGTGTGAGAAGAAAACCTCAAATGTTGGGTGCCATTGAAGTTTTGGGGCTGTTTGTTACTGAGCATACACCACTCCTTCCTGACTGATGCATGTCATTTTTGTTCATTCTCCTAGCAGTCCTTTGAGGCACCTGCTGTTCTCATGAAGCAGTGGTACTCAGAGATGTTCAACAAGTGGCTTCAGGTGGAGTTGTTGGAAGTTGAACACCAGTAAAGCCTAAACTATTATAACCGCAGATCCTCTCCTGCTGGCATAAAGAAAACTCTAGGACCTCAGTTAGGGCTGGATGTGCCAAATTTCCAtactgtgtggccttggccaaGGAGCTGATCctttctgagactcagtttccttatccatAAAGTGGAAATTAATTCCAAGGGCCCTTAAGAGTATTTGGCCAAGGGATTGAGCCCACTTTAGGGTCAGGCGCGCTGCAATTACAAACACTAATTCAGACGAGAACCCATACAAAACCCTGTGAGGGGGAGACTCTTGTCATCAACCATTTGActgttggggaaactgaggcccagagaggttaagtaacttctcCAAAGTCACAGGGATAGAAAGCGGAGGAGCTGGGATTCGAACCTGGCTCCAGAATCCGCGCGCTCAATCGCTCTGCACATAGTAGGAGTTCTATGAGTAGTTTATTGTTGGGGGGTGAGCTCCCGACCTCTGCAGGCGCGGGGCCGCTTCCAGCCGCTATCCCCGCTTTCCACAAGTCCCGCCCCGGactcggccccgccccgccccgccctccccgggagcggcccctccctccccgcctgggCGGAGCCGGCGCGGGATCCGGGTGGCTGCGGgctgcagcggcggtggcagagGCTGCGGGGTCGGGGTCGCGGTCGCGGTCGCGGTCGCGGTCGAGGCCGCAGCGAGTTCGGAGGCGGAAACCCCGCGGGCAACGACCCACTCGAGGTGACCCCCTCGGAGGGAGCGCACCCCGCCCCGCACCTCCGCGTCCCATCAGGTCTGGGGGgaaccagggggttgggggaggcccCGGGGGAACAGAGGCGGGCAGCGGGGGACGCCTCTTCCCTCGCCCCCACTCAGCTGGGCTCCTCCGAGGACCAGAATGGGACGCGGCGGCTCCGAGAGCCCCGCTGGGAACGAGAGATGGGACCATATGGTGATGGGAGGACGCTCCAGAGCTACCCTGCACTGGCTGGGGCCCCCCAAACCCAGCGGAGAGGGAAGGGGCCAGATCCCGGGACCCTTACCAAGTGCGGGGCGAGGGAGGATGGGGCCGGCTGAcaggtgggctggggtggggcggggacggggccccagcctggcagccctgcccagcTTGGGGAAAGGCTTCCTGTCTCTTGTCTTCCCCTCAAACTCGTTCTCCCGGAACAcggggtggggctgagggctgggcagaAAGGGGGGCCGGCTGTGTCCTCCTTTAAAATGGAGAGAAGCCCCACAGGCAGTTGAGAAAGAGCTTTGCGAGGTGTGTCCCCCGCTCACCCAGGTCTTCTGGAACCTCCCTGCGTGGCTCAGGGGGCGGCGGCAGACAGCTGGGGCAGCTGAGATCTAGGGAGGCCCCGAGGGCCGAGGGGATGtccagggcccaggtgaggcagCCCCGCTGTGGGGACACAATGCCCGGGAAGACAGGACCAGGAGTGGCGGTCCTGGCAGTAGGGTTCCTGATTATTAGGTGGCTGGGGTGGTTTCCTCTATTTGAGGACCATCaccccagcctccctgggctggggctggactgAGTCAGCTCTATCCAGAACGAAATGGGCCCGGCCCCTTTGTCAAACAGGAGGTGGCAGTACCCGCTGCCGGGGCGGAGCTCGGCTTATCCCTGGGCTGAACCTACTGAAATCCCCTcccctggggatcagggaagggGTTAAGCTCAgcttggatgggggcagggcaggcacccTGGTGGTGGCTGACACCTGCCAAAGTCAACACccagcctgcagggggaggggggctctatccagctggcaggccccctcccccagctcacacctgggccacactggctgctCACCAGGGGGCAAAGTCCACACCTGCACCTTTGCAGGGTCTGGTTCCTTAGCAGCCAGAGGAGGCCCCCATGCGCCCCCCAACCTGGGCCCTTGCGTTTGCCAAACATCCCCCTTTTCTGAGTCCTGCAGAGAGCAACTGATGCATCCTGAGTCCCTTGGCCTCCACGTGGCAGAagcgggatttgaacccaggctacTTGTCTTTTGTTTCCCTGCAGGAGGCTTCCCCCCAGGATGGCATCAGCTGGAGACCCCCCCACCAGCCCTCGTGATGCAGCAGACCAGAACTTCGACTACATGTTCAAGCTCCTGCTCATTGGCAACAGCAGCGTGGGCAAGACGTCCTTCCTGTTCCGCTACGCGGACGACTCCTTCACCCCCGCCTTTGTCAGCACCGTGGGCATTGACTTCAAGGTCAAGACCGTCTACCGCCACGACAAGAGGATCAAGCTGCAGATCTGGGTGGGCCCTGCCGCTGTTCCTGGGTCTGTGGGACGCCCACGGGAAGGTGTAGGGCTGTGGGAAGGGGTCCCGAGTGAGAGAGGAGCCCAGAGTCGGGGAGGGGGCGTGGAGTAGGTGTGAAGAGTAGGGGGGTATTATCTGTGAGGCGAATTCATCAGGACGAGAGGATGCGCCCTGCCCTGTGAGGTCTGAGGGGGAGTCAGCAGTAACCCAAGGCAGTTAGAAGTCCTAGTGACTAATGGGAAAGGGATTTAGGTAGGCTCAGGTGTGAGTCCAGAGGCCCCCACTGAGCCTGCCAGGTGTCAGAGccatcctcaccccccaccccacccccagggtgcAGCTGTTGGTAACAATGTCAGGGTAACGAGCGCCAGGTGTGTGCATCAAGAGGGTTCCCCTCTAGCCCAGGTGGCTCCTGTTTGTGGTCATTACGTGGGTTCTTGGAGATGAGGTCCAAGGGGCTTATAAGTCTGTGAGAGGCACTGACGCCTCCGACTGGGAATTCCTCAAGCTCAGGGTCATGTCTCTCACATCAGACATGGAGGCAGGcccatgtttctctcatcagACTGGGGCCGTGGGGGCAGGGCCCGCGGGGGTGCGGTGACCCTTCCCTAGTCGGCTGACCCCCCTGTTTCCCCAGGACACGGCAGGGCAGGAACGCTACCGGACGATCACCACAGCCTACTACCGGGGAGCCATGGGCTTCCTGCTCATGTACGATGTTGCCAACCAGGAGTCCTTTACCGCCGTGCAGGACTGGTGAGTGCTTGCTGCCTACTGATCCCCTGACCTTTGCCCTCTCCCCTAACCCCAAATCTCTGGCCTCACAGCCCTCAAACTCCACAGGGCCACCCAGATCAAGACCTACTCCTGGGACAACGCTCAGGTCATCCTCGTGGGGAACAAGTGTGACCTGGAGGATGAGCGCGTCGTGCTTGCGGAGGACGGCCAGAGGCTCGCCGATGACCTTGGTTAGTGCCCAGCCGCGGCTGTGTAGGCCCTGGACGTCCCAGAACAAGCCCCCATGCTCACGCTCCGATCCCAGGTCCCACCGCAGTCTCCAACCCTTTGCTCTTTGAGGATCTGGCCAGAAAAATGCCCACATGTATGCCACCTTCTCCACTTAATTCCAGGGGGTTCACCCATTGATCCCTCTCCCTGACCGCTGCCCCCCCTAGGAACCCAGACTCAGAAAACTGTTTCTGGACATTTATCCCACAAACATCCTCACCCACGTGAGAAGCGGCGAGTGTGTCAAATTGCAGTTCTGCTAGTGGCAGGGGCACCTTGGCAGCCGCCCAGGTGTCTCGCAGTGGAGGAAGCAGCAGCACCTAAAGCATATTCACGTGGCAAAATGCTGTGCGGCCGTGAACATGGCAAGGTTTCTGGGTTATGTGGCTAAGAGGTAAAAGCAAACTGCAGAACAGTGGCTGTGGCTGCTTCCTTTAGTTCAGGCAGCGGTCAGCAGACATTTGCTTAAAGGGCCAGAGAGGAAATGTTTT
The sequence above is a segment of the Myotis daubentonii chromosome 5, mMyoDau2.1, whole genome shotgun sequence genome. Coding sequences within it:
- the TMEM205 gene encoding transmembrane protein 205 → MEEGGNPASLTKVVHLLLLSGAWGMQIWVTFVSGFLLFRGLPRHTFGLVQSKLFPFYFHISMGCAFVNFCILFPQHPWSQLTFWETSQLCLLFLSLTLATINARWLEPRTTAAMWALQTVEKKQGLGGEVPGRHQGPDLYRQLREQDPKYSALRQIFFRYHGLSSICNLGCLLSNGLCLAGLALNLRSL
- the RAB3D gene encoding ras-related protein Rab-3D, which codes for MASAGDPPTSPRDAADQNFDYMFKLLLIGNSSVGKTSFLFRYADDSFTPAFVSTVGIDFKVKTVYRHDKRIKLQIWDTAGQERYRTITTAYYRGAMGFLLMYDVANQESFTAVQDWATQIKTYSWDNAQVILVGNKCDLEDERVVLAEDGQRLADDLGFEFFEASAKENINVKQVFERLVDVICEKMNESLDPSSSPGSNGKGPALGDSPPPQPSSCSC